CGCGCTTGGCGCCTGGTGTGTCGGCGTGGCGAGCGAGGTCTCCCCGTGGCCGATGACAGCCTGACCTCGGTCTTCGCCAGCGTCGGGCGCTCCAAGCGCGAGGCGGTGCTGGAGCACCTTCAGGCCGAAAGGCTCGTGGACGCCTCGGCGCTGGCCCGCGCCGAGCTGGTCGCCGGACGCACCGGCCAGCCGATCGAGCAGGTCCTGAACCAGCTCGGCAGTCTCTCCGACGACGACCTTGTGGGCGCCTACGCCAAGGTCTGCGGCTGCGAGGTGTGGGAGCCGGCCAAGCTCTCCCTGACCGGCGATCTTAGCGGGCTGGGCGCCTCCACCGACTTCCTGCGCCGCGCGCGCCTGCTGCCGCTCCGCCGCGCGGCCAAGGCGCTCACCTGCGCGGCCTGCGATCCGCTGGATGACCAGGCGCTCTCGGGCCTGGTCTTCGCCACGGGATGCGATGTCAGGATCCTGGCCGCGCGGCCGGCCGAGTGGCAGCGGGCGTTCGACAACGCCTATGGCGCGCCGGGCACGACGGCGCCGGCCCCCGACGAGCGGCGGCTCGAGCGGGAGATCGACCTCGTCAAGGACCGGTCGACGGAAGGATCGGGCGCCCGGCTGGTGGCCTCGGTGTTCGAGGCCGCGATCGCCGCTGGCGCCTCCGACATCCACTTCGAGCCCACACGCCATGCCCTGCGGGTGCGCTTGCGGGTGGACGGCCGGCTCATCGACCACCAGGTGGTCTCGGCCGATTTGGCCGCCCCTGCGGTCTCCCGCGTCAAGGTGATCGCCAACCTGAACCTGGGCGAGCGCCGCCTGCCGCAGGACGGGCGCACCACCTTCGTGGTCCAGGGCAAACAGGTTGACGTCCGCGTGGCCACCTCGCCGACGGTCTTCGGGGAGTCGGCGGTGCTGCGGATCCTCGACCGCACCGCCGTGCCGCTAGACCTCGACAGCCTTGGCTTGAGCGAAACCATCGCGGCGATGTTGCGGCGCGCGGCCCGGGCGGCGCACGGCCTCTTCCTGATCACCGGCCCGACCGGCAGCGGCAAGACCACGACCCTCTACGCCCTGCTCGAGACCTTCGCCGGATCGGGCAAAAAGGTCCTCAGCGTC
This genomic stretch from Phenylobacterium sp. LH3H17 harbors:
- a CDS encoding GspE/PulE family protein, with product MADDSLTSVFASVGRSKREAVLEHLQAERLVDASALARAELVAGRTGQPIEQVLNQLGSLSDDDLVGAYAKVCGCEVWEPAKLSLTGDLSGLGASTDFLRRARLLPLRRAAKALTCAACDPLDDQALSGLVFATGCDVRILAARPAEWQRAFDNAYGAPGTTAPAPDERRLEREIDLVKDRSTEGSGARLVASVFEAAIAAGASDIHFEPTRHALRVRLRVDGRLIDHQVVSADLAAPAVSRVKVIANLNLGERRLPQDGRTTFVVQGKQVDVRVATSPTVFGESAVLRILDRTAVPLDLDSLGLSETIAAMLRRAARAAHGLFLITGPTGSGKTTTLYALLETFAGSGKKVLSVEDPVEYHFDHVSQTQVAAQLGLTFASALRSFLRQDPDIILVGEIRDPETAAVAVQAAMTGHFVLASVHANDALAVLPRLRDIGVEPYQLAAGFRGAVAQRLVRRLCQACAAPELPSEPEHLFAHALGRAPPASFAHAVGCPECRSTGFRGRIPIAEAFQANDDLLRAVAEHRPAAEIEAIARAGGLRGMAHDGYDKALSGLTTLEEVAAALHG